A portion of the Microbacterium hominis genome contains these proteins:
- the gndA gene encoding NADP-dependent phosphogluconate dehydrogenase has translation MTEAAANIGVVGLAVMGSNLARNLASREGNTVAVYNRSRSKTDELVADHPEAGFVPSFSYEEFAASLTVPRTAVIMVKAGGPTDAVIDSLLEVFEPGDIIVDGGNALFTDTIRREKAVRATGVNFVGMGVSGGEEGALLGPSLMPGGSDESWVTLGPILRSIAAVAEGEPCVTHVGHDGAGHFVKMVHNGIEYADMQLIAEAYDLIRRGTGKSPAEIADVFAEWNRGELESYLIEITAEVLRQIDAETGKPLVDVILDQAGAKGTGAWTVQTALSLGVPVSGIAEATFARSLSSHPEQRTVSRDLPGPAEGLTVEDADAFIEQVRLALYASKIVAYSQGFDEIRAGAAEYGWSIDLGAVSKIWRGGCIIRAQFLNRIADAYDAEPGLPVLLTAPYFVEALGRAQDAWRHIVQVSAAAGIPAPAFSSSLAYYDGLRAERLPAALIQGQRDFFGAHTYKRIDKDGTFHTLWSGDRTEIEAEDTH, from the coding sequence GTGACCGAGGCAGCAGCGAACATCGGCGTGGTGGGCCTTGCGGTGATGGGGTCGAACCTCGCCCGCAACCTGGCCAGCCGCGAGGGCAACACGGTGGCGGTCTACAACCGCAGCCGCTCCAAGACCGACGAACTGGTCGCGGACCACCCCGAGGCCGGCTTCGTCCCCTCGTTCTCCTACGAGGAGTTCGCCGCCTCGCTGACCGTGCCGCGCACCGCGGTGATCATGGTCAAGGCCGGCGGCCCCACCGACGCGGTGATCGATTCGCTGCTGGAGGTCTTCGAGCCCGGCGACATCATCGTCGACGGCGGCAACGCGCTGTTCACCGACACGATCCGCCGTGAGAAGGCCGTGCGCGCCACCGGTGTGAACTTCGTGGGCATGGGCGTGTCCGGCGGTGAGGAGGGCGCTCTGCTGGGCCCGTCGCTGATGCCCGGCGGCTCGGACGAGTCGTGGGTCACCCTCGGCCCGATCCTCCGCTCGATCGCGGCGGTCGCCGAAGGCGAGCCGTGCGTCACGCACGTCGGCCACGACGGCGCCGGCCACTTCGTGAAGATGGTGCACAACGGCATCGAGTACGCCGACATGCAGCTGATCGCGGAGGCCTACGACCTCATCCGCCGCGGCACCGGCAAGTCCCCCGCCGAGATCGCGGATGTCTTCGCCGAGTGGAACCGGGGTGAGCTCGAGAGCTACCTCATCGAGATCACGGCCGAGGTGCTGCGCCAGATCGACGCCGAGACCGGCAAGCCCCTCGTCGACGTGATCCTGGACCAGGCCGGCGCCAAGGGCACCGGCGCGTGGACCGTGCAGACCGCCCTCTCGCTCGGCGTGCCGGTCTCGGGCATCGCCGAGGCCACCTTCGCCCGGTCCCTCTCCAGCCACCCCGAGCAGCGCACCGTCTCGCGCGACCTGCCCGGTCCCGCCGAGGGCCTGACCGTCGAGGACGCCGACGCGTTCATCGAGCAGGTGCGCCTGGCCCTGTACGCGTCGAAGATCGTCGCCTACAGCCAGGGCTTCGACGAGATCCGTGCCGGCGCCGCAGAATACGGCTGGTCGATCGACCTGGGTGCCGTGTCGAAGATCTGGCGCGGCGGCTGCATCATCCGCGCCCAGTTCCTCAACCGGATCGCCGACGCCTACGACGCCGAGCCCGGTCTTCCCGTGCTGCTCACCGCCCCGTACTTCGTCGAGGCCCTCGGCCGCGCGCAGGACGCGTGGCGGCACATCGTGCAGGTCTCGGCCGCGGCCGGCATCCCCGCCCCCGCGTTCTCGTCGTCGCTGGCGTACTACGACGGGCTGCGCGCCGAGCGCCTCCCCGCCGCCCTCATCCAGGGACAGCGCGACTTCTTCGGCGCCCACACCTACAAGCGCATCGACAAGGACGGCACCTTCCACACCCTGTGGTCGGGCGACCGCACCGAGATCGAAGCCGAGGACACGCACTGA
- a CDS encoding response regulator transcription factor: MTAPATVLQRPDGSSPRVLVVDDEQMLTDLLSMALRMEGWEVRTAASGFEALQSAREFSPDAIVLDIMMPDLDGMAVLQRLRQSGDDVPVLFLTAKDAVGDRIAGLTAGGDDYVTKPFSLEEVVARLRGLMRRAGTAHAGGAEPILRVGDLSLNEDSHEVERAGAQIELTATEFELLRYLMRNQRRVVSKAQILDRVWNYDFGGRSSVVELYISYLRKKIDQGHEPLIHTVRGVGYMIKAPQ, encoded by the coding sequence ATGACCGCTCCCGCCACCGTTCTCCAGCGCCCCGACGGCTCCTCGCCCCGCGTTCTCGTCGTCGACGACGAGCAGATGCTCACCGACCTCCTGTCGATGGCGCTGCGCATGGAGGGATGGGAGGTGCGCACCGCCGCCTCCGGCTTCGAGGCGCTGCAGTCGGCGCGGGAGTTCTCCCCGGATGCGATCGTGCTCGACATCATGATGCCCGACCTCGACGGCATGGCGGTGCTGCAGCGGCTGCGCCAATCGGGCGACGACGTGCCGGTGCTGTTCCTCACCGCCAAGGACGCCGTCGGCGACCGGATCGCGGGCCTCACCGCCGGCGGCGACGACTACGTCACCAAGCCCTTCAGTCTCGAGGAGGTCGTCGCACGGCTCCGGGGCCTGATGCGTCGCGCGGGCACCGCGCACGCGGGCGGCGCGGAGCCCATCCTGCGCGTGGGCGATCTCTCGCTCAACGAGGACAGCCATGAGGTCGAGCGCGCGGGCGCCCAGATCGAGCTGACCGCGACGGAGTTCGAGCTGCTGCGCTACCTCATGCGCAACCAGCGCCGAGTGGTCTCGAAGGCGCAGATCCTCGACCGCGTGTGGAACTACGACTTCGGCGGCCGCTCGAGCGTCGTCGAGCTCTACATCTCGTACCTGCGCAAGAAGATCGACCAGGGCCACGAGCCGCTCATCCACACCGTGCGCGGCGTCGGCTACATGATCAAGGCGCCCCAATGA
- the pth gene encoding aminoacyl-tRNA hydrolase, translated as MADAWLIVGLGNPGPRYELTRHNVGQLVVDELAARRGQGFAAHKANARVAETWLRPGAAKLILAKPNSFMNVSGGPVSSLAKYYGIEPARVVVVHDELDIPFDTIKLKIGGGHGGHNGVRDVAKALATPEFPRVRVGIGRPPGRQDAADWVLDPFGATERKNLPILLGDAADAVEQLVDEGLVAAQQKHHAPRA; from the coding sequence ATGGCAGACGCGTGGCTGATCGTCGGTCTCGGCAACCCCGGACCGCGCTATGAGCTGACCCGGCACAACGTCGGCCAGCTGGTCGTCGACGAGCTCGCGGCACGCCGCGGCCAGGGCTTCGCGGCGCACAAAGCGAACGCCCGCGTCGCCGAGACCTGGCTGCGCCCGGGTGCGGCCAAGCTCATCCTCGCCAAGCCCAATTCCTTCATGAACGTCTCGGGCGGGCCGGTGTCGTCGCTGGCCAAGTACTACGGGATCGAGCCGGCGCGTGTCGTGGTCGTCCATGACGAGCTCGACATCCCCTTCGACACGATCAAGCTCAAGATCGGCGGCGGCCACGGCGGCCACAACGGCGTGCGGGATGTGGCCAAGGCACTCGCCACCCCGGAGTTCCCGCGTGTGCGTGTGGGCATCGGTCGTCCCCCGGGGCGGCAGGACGCCGCAGACTGGGTGCTCGACCCCTTCGGCGCGACCGAGCGCAAGAACCTGCCGATCCTCCTCGGCGACGCGGCCGACGCCGTCGAGCAGCTCGTCGACGAGGGGCTGGTCGCCGCCCAGCAGAAGCACCACGCCCCGCGGGCGTAG
- a CDS encoding FAD-binding oxidoreductase — protein sequence MTLDQTTVLRPGDGEWDAARRFHSGIGTPAAIVRATSIDDVRGALRYAAAERLDVMIRGGGHSAWGEVPGGLTLDISALDAIDIDPVDVEGRAIVRIGGGARWGEVARELSARGLGLSSGDTASVGVGGLTLGGGIGLMVRAWGLAADQLVGAQLITARGEVLEATDASHPDLLWALRGGGGNFGVVTRFDFRAHRLDGVVAAVLGVSGDARPVLRALREVMAEAPRELTVTYVDVPPMDPVAPAGATITAVWVGDDEEALRRVLAPALALSGVDEREFGSVSYPDLLLDAPEADPEHPMPGFVGGNTLLCGVSDEDIDRLAAFRESRPASVLMLRSLGGAFGEVPQDATPFPAREATWFAMAGAFDVPGMMDDDARAATEADWAAIEARGAGVYGNFTTSTDPGWASRMFPPETMTRLCAVKRAWDPGNIFCRNHNLVP from the coding sequence ATGACACTCGACCAGACCACCGTGCTCCGCCCCGGCGACGGCGAGTGGGACGCCGCCCGCCGCTTCCACTCCGGCATCGGCACTCCCGCCGCCATCGTGCGGGCCACCTCGATCGACGACGTGCGCGGCGCTCTGCGCTACGCGGCCGCCGAGCGCCTCGACGTCATGATCCGCGGCGGCGGCCACAGCGCCTGGGGCGAGGTCCCCGGCGGGCTGACGCTCGACATCTCCGCGCTCGACGCCATCGACATCGACCCCGTCGATGTCGAGGGGCGCGCGATCGTGCGGATCGGGGGAGGTGCGCGGTGGGGAGAGGTCGCGCGCGAGCTGTCGGCGCGGGGGCTCGGACTCAGCTCCGGCGACACGGCGTCGGTGGGTGTGGGCGGACTGACGCTCGGCGGCGGAATCGGGCTCATGGTGCGCGCGTGGGGGCTCGCCGCCGACCAGCTCGTCGGCGCGCAGCTGATCACCGCGCGGGGCGAGGTGCTCGAGGCCACCGACGCGTCGCATCCCGACCTGCTGTGGGCATTGCGAGGCGGCGGTGGCAACTTCGGCGTGGTGACGCGCTTCGACTTCCGTGCGCACCGTCTCGACGGCGTCGTGGCCGCGGTGCTGGGGGTGAGCGGCGACGCGCGACCCGTGCTGCGCGCGCTGAGGGAGGTCATGGCCGAGGCGCCTCGCGAACTCACGGTCACCTACGTCGATGTGCCCCCGATGGACCCCGTGGCCCCCGCGGGTGCCACGATCACCGCGGTGTGGGTCGGCGATGACGAGGAGGCGCTTCGCCGCGTGCTCGCGCCGGCGCTGGCGCTGTCGGGTGTCGATGAGCGCGAGTTCGGTTCCGTGTCCTACCCCGATCTGCTGCTGGATGCCCCGGAAGCCGACCCCGAGCACCCGATGCCGGGCTTCGTCGGCGGCAACACGCTGCTGTGCGGCGTGAGCGACGAGGACATCGACCGGCTCGCGGCCTTCCGCGAGTCACGCCCGGCATCGGTGCTCATGCTGCGGTCGCTCGGGGGCGCGTTCGGCGAGGTTCCCCAGGACGCGACGCCCTTCCCGGCCCGGGAGGCGACGTGGTTCGCCATGGCGGGGGCGTTCGATGTCCCGGGCATGATGGACGACGACGCCCGCGCCGCGACCGAAGCCGACTGGGCGGCGATCGAGGCGCGGGGCGCCGGGGTCTACGGCAACTTCACCACCTCGACCGACCCGGGGTGGGCGTCGCGGATGTTCCCGCCCGAGACGATGACGCGCCTGTGCGCGGTCAAGCGCGCGTGGGATCCCGGCAACATCTTCTGCCGCAACCACAATCTGGTGCCGTGA
- a CDS encoding 50S ribosomal protein L25/general stress protein Ctc gives MSQDIDTKVQAEVRESFGKGFARRLRAAGKIPAVIYGHGTDPVHVALPGHQVSLLVRRANAVLELDIAGKPQLALVKDVQKDPVHQIIEHIDLLVVKAGEKIQVDVPIVVVGESFAGTIANLDAVSVALEVEATHIPEHIELSVEGLEEGTHITAGELTLPKGASLIADPELLIVAISVPAAAAAADDEAAEGETEAAADASEAEAAE, from the coding sequence ATGTCCCAGGACATCGACACCAAGGTCCAGGCCGAGGTTCGCGAGAGCTTCGGCAAGGGCTTCGCCCGCCGCCTCCGTGCCGCCGGCAAGATCCCCGCCGTCATCTACGGTCACGGCACCGACCCCGTGCACGTCGCGCTTCCCGGCCACCAGGTCTCGCTCCTGGTCCGCCGCGCCAACGCCGTGCTCGAGCTCGACATCGCCGGCAAGCCGCAGCTCGCTCTCGTGAAGGACGTGCAGAAGGACCCCGTGCACCAGATCATCGAGCACATCGATCTGCTCGTGGTCAAGGCCGGCGAGAAGATCCAGGTCGACGTTCCCATCGTCGTCGTGGGCGAATCGTTCGCGGGCACCATCGCGAACCTCGACGCCGTTTCGGTGGCGCTCGAGGTCGAGGCGACCCACATTCCCGAGCACATCGAGCTCTCCGTGGAGGGCCTCGAAGAGGGCACCCACATCACCGCCGGCGAGCTGACCCTGCCCAAGGGCGCGTCGCTCATCGCCGACCCCGAGCTGCTGATCGTCGCGATCTCGGTGCCCGCGGCCGCTGCCGCCGCCGACGACGAGGCCGCCGAGGGTGAGACCGAGGCCGCCGCGGACGCTTCCGAGGCCGAGGCCGCGGAGTAG
- a CDS encoding sensor histidine kinase — protein MTHPETGRDAAPGPDTAVEPEHAAPDPRGTEGGREPAATRTRAQRRPWTLQRRLIVTVVGIVSLILVFVAGATSVILGSVLESRLDQQVRATAERTSQWIGPYLRADLSAEEILEDRPVEPGFFLAVGTPASGVTAAVTSDDGAVVPLTDDQIDQMGAGVEDQDRGAATVTIDEVGTYSVEGFSFGPAAAVVGVSRADVVGTLSQMLITIALLTLGGLVLLGAATAWTIRAGLAPLRAVAETATRVSRQRLDQGEVSISERVPAAQADPRTEIGRVGEALNTLLDHVDASLDARQRNEERMRTFVADASHELRTPLASIRGYSELSLRALNSPNDAVSAEAVAETTGSALERIQAQSLRMTTLVEDLLLLARLDEGQELVFGSVDVSRLAMEAVADAQPAGPDHTWRLDLPEEPVIIAGDGSRVTQVLANLLANARTHTPAGTTVTVGVRHDDGAAVVSVHDDGPGVDPALRDELFERFARADRSRARKTGGTGLGLSIARAIVDAHGGTIGVESEPGDTTFTVRLPARPADPAPIGEALEGPQATAAKTAEAR, from the coding sequence ATGACCCATCCTGAGACAGGACGGGATGCCGCGCCCGGCCCGGACACCGCGGTCGAGCCCGAGCACGCAGCCCCCGACCCGCGCGGCACCGAGGGCGGGCGCGAACCGGCAGCGACCCGCACGCGCGCGCAGCGGCGCCCCTGGACTCTGCAGCGGCGCCTGATCGTCACGGTGGTCGGCATCGTCTCGCTCATCCTCGTGTTCGTCGCCGGTGCCACCAGCGTGATCCTCGGGAGCGTCCTGGAGAGCCGCCTCGACCAGCAGGTGCGGGCGACGGCCGAGCGCACCTCGCAGTGGATCGGTCCGTACCTGCGCGCCGACCTCAGCGCCGAGGAGATCCTCGAGGACCGCCCCGTCGAGCCCGGGTTCTTCCTCGCGGTCGGCACGCCGGCCTCGGGCGTCACGGCGGCGGTGACCTCCGACGACGGCGCCGTCGTGCCGCTCACCGACGACCAGATCGACCAGATGGGCGCGGGGGTCGAGGACCAGGACCGCGGTGCCGCGACCGTGACGATCGACGAGGTGGGCACCTACAGCGTCGAGGGGTTCTCGTTCGGACCGGCGGCTGCCGTGGTGGGAGTCTCGCGCGCCGACGTGGTGGGCACCCTCAGCCAGATGCTCATCACGATCGCCCTTCTCACCCTCGGCGGCCTCGTGCTGCTGGGCGCGGCGACGGCCTGGACGATCCGCGCGGGACTCGCGCCGCTGCGCGCCGTCGCGGAGACCGCCACCCGCGTGTCGCGCCAGCGGCTCGATCAGGGCGAGGTGTCCATCAGCGAGCGCGTCCCCGCCGCGCAGGCCGACCCGCGCACCGAGATCGGCCGCGTCGGCGAGGCTCTGAACACCCTGCTCGACCATGTGGATGCCTCACTCGATGCCCGGCAGCGCAACGAGGAGCGCATGCGCACCTTCGTCGCCGATGCGAGCCACGAGCTGCGCACGCCGCTGGCCTCGATCCGCGGCTATTCGGAGCTGTCGCTGCGCGCACTGAACTCCCCGAACGACGCCGTGTCGGCGGAGGCGGTTGCTGAGACCACCGGCTCGGCGCTGGAGCGCATCCAGGCGCAGTCCCTGCGGATGACGACCCTCGTCGAGGACCTGCTGCTGCTCGCGCGCCTGGACGAAGGGCAGGAGCTCGTCTTCGGCAGCGTCGATGTGTCGCGCCTGGCGATGGAGGCGGTCGCCGACGCCCAGCCGGCGGGCCCCGACCACACCTGGCGCCTCGATCTCCCCGAGGAGCCGGTCATCATCGCCGGCGACGGGTCGCGCGTGACGCAGGTGCTCGCGAACCTCCTGGCCAATGCCCGCACCCACACGCCGGCCGGCACGACCGTGACGGTGGGAGTCCGCCACGACGACGGCGCGGCCGTGGTGTCGGTGCACGACGACGGCCCGGGCGTGGACCCGGCGCTGCGCGACGAGCTCTTCGAGCGCTTCGCACGCGCCGATCGCTCCCGTGCCCGCAAGACCGGCGGCACCGGACTCGGCCTGTCGATCGCGCGGGCGATCGTCGATGCCCACGGCGGCACGATCGGCGTCGAGAGCGAGCCGGGCGACACCACCTTCACCGTGCGGCTGCCCGCCAGGCCCGCCGACCCCGCGCCGATCGGAGAAGCGCTCGAAGGGCCGCAGGCGACCGCCGCGAAGACCGCCGAGGCCCGCTGA
- a CDS encoding SDR family oxidoreductase, producing MASILFLGGTGTISAACVRRAVERGHEVTVLNRGTARRAIPDSVRVLQADLRDPASVRDALGDRSFDVVCQFVAFAPEHVRADVALFEGRCGQYVFISSASTYEKPPRRLPITESTPLRNPYWQYSRDKIACEDVLVGAFRERGFPITIVRPSHTYDEQILPTIGGWTDVARMRDGRPVVVHGDGTSLWTLTHADDFAVGFVGLLGTPLALGDSFTITGSHAPTWNQIYEWVGAAAGIPSPELVHVASDTFAVFAPERGPSLLGDKTHSAVFDCTKIQALVPEFATTITFDEGARRVLGWFDAHPEAQRVDPERDAAFDRMVAHARSAG from the coding sequence GTGGCGAGCATCCTCTTCCTCGGCGGCACCGGCACGATCAGCGCGGCGTGCGTGCGGCGTGCGGTGGAGCGGGGGCACGAGGTCACCGTGCTCAACCGCGGCACCGCGCGACGGGCGATCCCCGACTCCGTGCGCGTGCTGCAAGCCGACCTGCGCGATCCCGCATCGGTGCGCGACGCGCTCGGCGACCGCTCCTTCGACGTCGTATGCCAGTTCGTCGCGTTCGCGCCTGAGCACGTGCGAGCCGACGTCGCCCTGTTCGAGGGCCGGTGCGGGCAGTACGTGTTCATCAGCTCCGCCTCCACCTACGAGAAGCCGCCGCGTCGCCTGCCGATCACCGAGTCGACGCCGCTGCGCAACCCGTACTGGCAGTACTCGCGCGACAAGATCGCGTGCGAGGACGTGCTGGTGGGTGCGTTCCGCGAGCGCGGGTTCCCGATCACCATCGTGCGGCCCTCGCACACCTACGACGAGCAGATCCTGCCGACGATCGGCGGCTGGACAGACGTGGCGCGGATGCGCGACGGCCGTCCGGTCGTGGTGCACGGCGATGGGACGAGCCTGTGGACGCTCACGCACGCCGACGACTTCGCGGTCGGCTTCGTGGGACTGCTCGGCACCCCCCTGGCCCTCGGCGACAGCTTCACGATCACGGGCTCGCACGCCCCGACCTGGAACCAGATCTACGAGTGGGTCGGCGCGGCCGCCGGCATCCCCTCCCCCGAGCTCGTGCATGTCGCGTCCGACACCTTCGCGGTGTTCGCGCCCGAGCGCGGTCCGTCACTGCTCGGCGACAAGACCCACTCCGCGGTGTTCGACTGCACGAAGATCCAGGCGCTCGTGCCGGAGTTCGCCACGACGATCACGTTCGACGAGGGGGCCCGGCGCGTGCTCGGCTGGTTCGATGCGCACCCCGAGGCGCAGCGGGTCGACCCCGAGCGGGACGCCGCCTTCGACCGGATGGTCGCCCACGCGCGGTCTGCGGGCTGA
- a CDS encoding FAD:protein FMN transferase, with translation MTAPAAVWRFDAIGTAWEVETSPALDARARARVTALIERFDAAWSRFRGDSTVRRLAEAGGTAPEPPDAAAMLEAFGALSTATAGAVSPLVGGALEARGYDPDYALVDRGPVPAPRDWRSLLHWGGGLLRLDAPAVIDVGALGKGRLVDLVLAEVIGAIGAHPAVIDAGGDIAVRGIPQRIGLEHPYDTRRAIGVWEVRDAALCASAVNRRAWGDGLHHVLDARTGEPVRAVAATWAVADTAMRADAIATALFFDGGEALAHEWGVSWVRMLTDGRVEWSPGCTADLFTGR, from the coding sequence ATGACCGCGCCGGCCGCCGTGTGGCGGTTCGACGCGATCGGCACGGCGTGGGAGGTCGAGACCTCCCCCGCTCTGGACGCGCGCGCGCGGGCCCGGGTGACGGCGCTCATCGAGCGGTTCGATGCGGCGTGGTCGCGCTTCCGCGGCGACTCCACGGTGCGGCGGCTCGCCGAGGCGGGGGGCACGGCACCCGAGCCGCCCGACGCGGCGGCGATGCTCGAGGCGTTCGGGGCGCTGTCGACGGCGACCGCCGGGGCGGTGAGCCCGCTCGTCGGCGGTGCGCTGGAGGCGCGCGGCTACGACCCCGACTACGCCCTCGTCGATCGTGGCCCGGTTCCGGCGCCCCGCGACTGGCGCTCGCTGCTGCACTGGGGCGGGGGCCTGCTGCGGCTGGACGCGCCGGCCGTCATCGACGTGGGCGCCCTCGGCAAAGGACGGCTCGTCGACCTGGTGCTCGCCGAGGTGATCGGCGCCATCGGCGCACACCCGGCGGTGATCGACGCCGGCGGAGACATCGCCGTGCGCGGCATCCCGCAGCGCATCGGTCTGGAGCACCCCTACGACACCCGTCGCGCGATCGGGGTGTGGGAGGTGCGGGATGCCGCGCTGTGCGCGTCGGCGGTGAACCGCCGCGCGTGGGGCGACGGGCTCCACCACGTGCTCGACGCGCGCACGGGGGAGCCCGTGCGCGCGGTCGCCGCGACGTGGGCGGTCGCCGACACCGCGATGCGGGCGGATGCGATCGCCACCGCCCTGTTCTTCGACGGCGGCGAGGCACTCGCCCATGAGTGGGGCGTGTCGTGGGTGCGCATGCTCACCGATGGGCGGGTCGAATGGTCGCCGGGCTGCACGGCCGACCTGTTCACGGGACGATAG
- a CDS encoding ABC transporter ATP-binding protein yields the protein MKALTGVDLTIDAGDFLTIQGPTGGGKSTLLQILGALDRPSAGSVHVAGVDISTASGAELQRVRAHEIGFVFQGFNLIPTLTAHESVDMALEPLHLPAAERAARVTEALTHVGLADRAIVKRPRVLLADEPTGNLDESMRDEILALLEGLNGDGLTLVVVTHDSAVARRAGRRIRLAKGVVTEL from the coding sequence GTGAAGGCGCTCACGGGCGTCGACCTCACCATCGACGCGGGCGATTTCCTCACCATCCAGGGCCCGACCGGAGGAGGCAAGTCCACGCTGCTGCAGATCCTCGGGGCGCTCGACCGGCCGTCGGCCGGCTCGGTGCACGTGGCCGGCGTCGACATCTCGACAGCCTCCGGCGCCGAGCTCCAGCGCGTGCGGGCGCACGAGATCGGCTTCGTGTTCCAGGGGTTCAACCTCATCCCGACGCTGACCGCGCACGAGAGCGTGGACATGGCGCTCGAGCCGCTGCACCTGCCCGCCGCCGAGCGCGCCGCGCGCGTCACCGAGGCGCTCACCCACGTCGGCCTCGCCGACCGCGCCATCGTCAAGCGGCCGCGCGTGCTGCTGGCCGACGAGCCCACCGGCAACCTCGACGAGAGCATGCGCGACGAGATCCTCGCGCTTCTGGAGGGCCTCAACGGCGACGGGCTGACGCTCGTGGTCGTGACCCACGACTCGGCGGTCGCGCGTCGTGCGGGGCGGCGGATCCGCCTCGCGAAGGGCGTCGTCACCGAGCTGTGA
- a CDS encoding FAD-dependent oxidoreductase, translating into MSVITALWNRVFAVLGRVSMYRLAYLALAALAVIAFVLSLFGRVAPGPLELVATLAVLAAVCIAVDYAAQHVLHLHWRLESSLITAHILLFVLRPSLEVAALIGIALAGAVASLSKYLLAWRGRHLFNPAAVGATALTLLSIAWPQLGASAWWVGTPALAGPVIVLGLAVLWRTEKVRVVALFLVVAVAVAVVRTTVQYQEAGLAVEIGDILWAQLWSSPFLFLGAFMLSEPLTLPPRRWQQMTVAAVVGVLAGWPIDVGAISLGQERALLIGNLVACAFSVRTAVRLTLESRTELTPTVRELAFRSHRRLRFQPGQYLELDVPHRHADARGTRREFSIVSAPEDHPIVKVAFREAPSSKPLSSYKKALAQVTAGTDLAVTGVWGDFLLPSREASPVLMVAAGIGVTPFVSQVRHMRLSGHDRDVVLVYVASEASELAFREEIEAAGIHVVVFTRDEPQNLPPTWFWARGVRLDAEGLLRVVPDISARHAYISGPPGLIAELAPALEKAHSITTDAFSGY; encoded by the coding sequence GTGAGCGTGATCACCGCCCTGTGGAACCGTGTGTTCGCCGTGCTCGGACGCGTGTCGATGTATCGACTGGCGTATCTGGCGCTCGCGGCCCTGGCGGTGATCGCCTTCGTCCTGTCGCTGTTCGGCCGGGTCGCACCGGGTCCGCTCGAGCTGGTGGCGACCCTCGCCGTTCTCGCGGCCGTCTGCATCGCCGTCGACTACGCCGCACAGCACGTGCTCCACCTGCATTGGCGCCTGGAATCGTCGCTGATCACCGCGCACATCCTGCTGTTCGTGCTCCGGCCTTCGCTCGAGGTCGCGGCGCTGATCGGCATCGCGCTGGCGGGGGCGGTCGCGTCGCTGTCGAAGTACCTGCTCGCCTGGCGCGGCCGTCACCTGTTCAACCCGGCCGCCGTCGGCGCGACCGCGTTGACCCTGCTCAGCATCGCGTGGCCGCAGCTGGGCGCCTCTGCGTGGTGGGTGGGCACGCCCGCCCTCGCGGGCCCGGTGATCGTGCTCGGGCTGGCCGTGCTGTGGCGCACCGAGAAGGTGCGCGTGGTCGCGCTGTTCCTCGTGGTCGCGGTGGCGGTCGCGGTGGTGCGCACGACCGTGCAGTATCAGGAGGCCGGGCTCGCCGTCGAGATCGGCGACATCCTCTGGGCGCAGCTGTGGTCGTCGCCGTTCCTGTTCCTCGGCGCCTTCATGCTCTCGGAGCCCCTGACCCTGCCGCCGCGACGCTGGCAGCAGATGACGGTGGCCGCCGTGGTCGGCGTGCTCGCCGGGTGGCCGATCGATGTCGGCGCGATCAGCCTCGGCCAGGAGCGGGCGCTGCTGATCGGCAACCTCGTCGCCTGTGCCTTCTCGGTGCGCACCGCGGTGCGCCTGACGCTGGAGTCGCGCACCGAGCTGACCCCGACCGTGCGCGAACTCGCATTCCGCTCCCACCGCCGCCTGCGGTTCCAACCCGGCCAGTACCTCGAGCTCGACGTCCCGCACCGTCACGCCGACGCGCGCGGCACGCGCCGCGAGTTCAGCATCGTCTCCGCCCCCGAGGACCACCCGATCGTGAAGGTGGCCTTCCGCGAGGCGCCGAGCAGCAAGCCGCTGAGCTCGTACAAGAAGGCGCTCGCGCAGGTCACCGCGGGCACCGATCTGGCCGTGACGGGCGTGTGGGGGGACTTCCTGCTGCCCTCGCGCGAAGCGAGCCCCGTGCTGATGGTGGCCGCCGGCATCGGCGTCACGCCGTTCGTGTCCCAGGTGCGGCACATGCGCCTGTCGGGGCACGACCGCGATGTGGTGCTGGTGTACGTGGCCTCCGAGGCGTCGGAGCTCGCCTTCCGCGAGGAGATCGAGGCCGCCGGCATCCACGTCGTGGTCTTCACCCGTGATGAGCCGCAGAATCTGCCGCCGACCTGGTTCTGGGCGCGCGGGGTGCGCCTGGACGCCGAGGGGCTCCTCCGGGTGGTGCCCGACATCTCTGCCCGCCACGCGTACATCTCGGGCCCGCCCGGACTCATCGCCGAGCTCGCGCCGGCGCTGGAGAAGGCGCACTCGATCACGACCGACGCCTTCTCGGGGTACTGA